A window from Kluyveromyces lactis strain NRRL Y-1140 chromosome E complete sequence encodes these proteins:
- the NHP10 gene encoding Nhp10p (similar to uniprot|Q03435 Saccharomyces cerevisiae YDL002C NHP10 Protein related to mammalian high mobility group proteins likely component of the INO80 complex which is an ATP-dependent chromatin-remodeling complex), whose amino-acid sequence MAEPQMTDNETTRPEESELATTVKNLTEENEALSLALHRTRLSVKRLRLEYGVLLERLESRVHADQSLKYDSPLPDLESFRKSLLESMPARTRKKKGKSKDKRDPNLPKRPTNAYILFCEMNKDKVKEMNENTDMTRLMAEIWNGLDEEAKKPYYDLYNEGRQKYEQEMSTYSKKKASQDTENNESSNANENENENENENENENENENDNENDAMDLDSDVTQPEPDLATDQPDEDMESEPNSEL is encoded by the coding sequence ATGGCAGAACCTCAAATGACGGATAATGAGACTACAAGGCCAGAAGAGTCAGAACTAGCAACTACAGTAAAGAATCtaacagaagaaaatgaagcACTCTCACTAGCGCTTCATCGTACTCGTCTTTCTGTGAAGAGACTTAGACTTGAATACGGTGTCCTTCTTGAGAGGTTAGAATCCAGGGTGCATGCAGATCAGAGTTTGAAGTATGATTCTCCATTGCCTGATCTTGAGTCCTTTAGGAAGTCGTTACTGGAGTCAATGCCAGCCAGAACCCGTAAGAAGAAAGGGAAGAGCAAAGATAAGAGAGATCCTAATCTACCCAAAAGACCTACCAACGCGTATATATTATTTTGCGAGATGAATAAGGACAAGGTGAAGGAGATGAATGAGAATACGGATATGACGAGATTGATGGCTGAGATATGGAACGGgttagatgaagaagcaaaaaAGCCCTACTACGATCTATATAACGAAGGCAGACAAAAGTACGAGCAGGAAATGTCAACatattccaagaaaaaggCTAGCCAGGATACGGAAAATAATGAATCCAGTAATGCGAATGAGAACGAGAATGAGAATGAGAATGAGAACGAGAACGAGAATGAAAATGAGAACGACAATGAGAACGACGCTATGGACTTGGATTCTGATGTCACTCAACCGGAACCAGATTTGGCTACTGATCAGCCGGATGAAGATATGGAAAGCGAACCAAATAGCGAACTGTAA
- the RMD1 gene encoding Rmd1p (similar to uniprot|Q05210 Saccharomyces cerevisiae YDL001W RMD1 Cytoplasmic protein required for sporulation) — MSEEREPLLDGQDGKGQLSANTNVSRREAGVNSTASGSSGGKYIPNTNSATETANVARKPQQQQENTILDPLLPKVSTKVGPQRTSRKAQKLKLLPDEAFERINEDDAPQDRDVYSQVNRITDKPARRDAEKLGKNQRHLLPRVTAYCTASLYKMKELIRWLKDCKRFNHTHPKLFDECLYTPFIYTDWRGDKRFEHEDVIRLDDEGGEISTSDKQPDLFIFEYGVIVMWGFTEREEKAFLRDLERFEKEKLAEEDVQVEQFNYYITQSYQPRIYNDFITLRDGSNYMIKLSISHAIAQSVKISLFEELVDNTIEDTQDIPQEIASSGKVSMSKEDIMKSIGELFILRININLHGSVLDSPEIMWSEPQLEPIYQATRGYLEINQRVALVNQRLEVISDLLQMLKEQLGHSHEENLEFIVILLVGVEVLVSVVNIIVDIVADKR; from the coding sequence ATGTCAGAAGAACGTGAGCCTTTACTAGATGGACAAGATGGGAAAGGTCAACTGTCCGCTAACACGAATGTCAGCCGTCGGGAAGCGGGGGTAAATTCAACTGCCAGTGGTAGCAGTGGTGGGAAATATATACCAAACACGAATTCTGCAACAGAAACTGCTAATGTTGCAAGGAAGCCACAGCAACAGCAAGAGAATACTATCCTGGATCCGCTGCTTCCAAAAGTTAGTACAAAAGTTGGTCCTCAaagaacttcaagaaaggCACAGAAACTTAAGTTACTACCAGATGAGGCTTTCGAAAGGATAAATGAAGACGATGCACCTCAGGATCGTGACGTGTATTCACAGGTAAATAGAATCACTGACAAGCCTGCTAGAAGAGATGCAGAAAAATTAGGCAAGAATCAAAGACATCTTTTACCCAGAGTCACAGCGTATTGTACTGCGAGCTTGTACAAAATGAAGGAACTTATAAGATGGCTCAAGGACTGCAAAAGGTTCAATCATACACATCCGAAGCTTTTCGATGAGTGCTTATACACGCCATTTATATATACGGATTGGAGAGGAGACAAAAGATTTGAACACGAGGACGTGATAAGATTAGATGACGAAGGTGGTGAAATCAGCACCAGTGATAAACAACCAGATTTGTTCATATTCGAGTATGGTGTAATAGTGATGTGGGGTTTCACTGAGAGAGAAGAAAAGGCATTTTTAAGAGACCttgaaaggtttgaaaagGAGAAACTAGCGGAGGAAGATGTTCAAGTTGAGCAGTTTAACTATTACATTACACAGAGTTATCAACCCAGAATTTACAACGATTTTATCACTCTACGTGATGGGTCCAACTACATGATTAAACTATCGATATCTCATGCCATAGCGCAAAGTGTCAAGATATCATTGTTTGAAGAGTTGGTGGATAATACCATCGAAGATACCCAAGACATACCGCAAGAAATTGCTTCGAGTGGTAAAGTCTCGATGAGTAAAGAGGATATCATGAAAAGTATAGGGGAGTTATTCATTCTAAGGATAAATATCAATTTGCATGGTTCCGTATTAGATTCACCAGAGATCATGTGGTCTGAGCCACAGTTAGAACCGATCTATCAGGCAACAAGAGGTTATCTTGAGATCAACCAAAGGGTAGCATTGGTGAATCAGAGGCTTGAAGTTATCAGCGATCTATTGCAGATGttaaaagaacaattagGACATTCGCATGAAGAGAACTTGGaattcatcgtcatttTGCTAGTAGGTGTAGAAGTATTAGTATCGGTGGTAAACATTATAGTGGATATAGTAGCAGACAAGAGATAG